In a single window of the Maniola jurtina chromosome 4, ilManJurt1.1, whole genome shotgun sequence genome:
- the LOC123864372 gene encoding dolichyl-diphosphooligosaccharide--protein glycosyltransferase subunit STT3A isoform X1, translating to MTVDTQSKARLSQIASDKQLTFIKLAVLSMAAILSFATRLFSVLRFESVIHEFDPYFNYRTTRYLTEEGFYNFHNWFDDRAWYPLGRIIGGTIYPGLMVTSATLYNIMQFLNITIDIRNVCVFLAPFFSSLTTIVTYLLTKELKDEGAGLVAAAMIAIVPGYISRSVAGSYDNEGIAIFCMLLTYYFWIKAVNTGTILWATMTALAYFYMVSSWGGYVFLINLIPLHVLALMLLGRFSARVYVAYSTLYCVGTILSMQISFVGFQPVQSSEHMLALGTFGLCQLYAFAQYLRYHLSPANFELLFKALLTTLLVTLGTAIVILTVTGKISPWTGRFYSLLDPSYAKNHIPIIASVSEHQPTSWSSFYFDLQVLVFLFPAGLYFCFAKLTDANIFIILYGVLSIYFAGVMVRLMLVLAPVMCIVSGVAASSLLSLHVKDIEPKVEKHDKKKKHENNLVFRSEVGALFVCVLGCLLVSYVFHCTWVTSEAYSSPSIVLSARAHDGARIIFDDFREAYTWLKMNTPENSKVMSWWDYGYQITAMANRTVIVDNNTWNNTHISRVGQAMASSEEHAYEIMRELDVDYVLVIFGGLVGYSSDDINKFLWMVRIGGSTDRGAHIKEADYYTGSGEFRVDAHGSPTLLNCLMYKMSYYKFGLVYTEGGVYMSLYPQTSRKQTTTPARASSGWTRTARPRCSTASCTR from the exons CATTTGCAACACGTCTGTTTTCCGTTCTGCGCTTCGAGAGTGTGATACATGAATTTGACCCGTACTTCAACTATAGAACAACACGCTACCTCACAGAGGAAGGGTTTTATAACTTCCACAACTGGTTTGATGATAGAGCATGGTATCCTCTGGGACGTATTATTGGTG GCACAATATACCCTGGCCTCATGGTTACGTCAGCGACCTTATACAACATAATGCAGTTTCTAAACATCACTATAGACATAAGAAATGTGTGTGTCTTCCTCGCACCATTCTTTTCTTCTCTCACAACTATTGTGACTTACTTACTCACTAAGGAATTGAAG GACGAAGGCGCAGGCCTAGTTGCGGCGGCCATGATTGCCATAGTTCCTGGCTACATAAGTCGTTCTGTAGCCGGCAGCTATGACAATGAAGGGATCGCTATATTCTGCATGCTACTGACTTACTACTTCTGGATCAAAGCTGTCAACACTGGGACCATTCTGTGGGCCACTATGACTGCTTTGGCTTACTTCTACATG GTATCATCGTGGGGTGGTTACGTGTTCCTCATCAACCTGATCCCCCTGCACGTGCTAGCCCTGATGCTGCTGGGTCGCTTCTCGGCGCGCGTGTACGTGGCCTACAGCACGCTGTACTGCGTGGGCACCATTCTGTCCATGCAGATCTCCTTCGTGGGCTTCCAGCCCGTGCAGAGCTCCGAGCATATGCTG gctCTGGGTACATTCGGCCTGTGTCAACTGTATGCTTTCGCACAGTACTTACGTTACCACCTCTCTCCAGCGAACTTCGAGCTGTTATTCAAGGCACTTTTGACGACCTTGCTGGTAACACTCGGAACTGCTATCGTCATACTTACTGTGACTG GTAAAATTTCACCTTGGACTGGTCGCTTCTATTCGTTATTGGACCCGTCGTACGCCAAAAATCATATTCCTATTATTG CATCGGTGTCGGAGCACCAGCCTACATCGTGGTCGTCGTTCTACTTCGACCTGCAAGTGCTGGTCTTCCTGTTCCCCGCCGGCCTCTACTTCTGCTTCGCGAAGCTCACCGACGCCAACATCTTCATCATCCTTTACGGCGTGCTCAGCATTTACTTTGCG GGTGTGATGGTGCGTCTGATGCTGGTGTTGGCCCCTGTGATGTGCATTGTGTCTGGAGTCGCCGCGTCGAGCTTGCTCAGTCTCCACGTCAAAGACATCGAGCCTAAAGTCGAGAAGCACGACAAGAAGAAGAAGCATGAAAATAACCTTGTCTTTAGATCTGAG GTGGGAGCGCTATTCGTCTGCGTGCTAGGCTGCTTGCTAGTCTCATACGTGTTCCACTGCACGTGGGTGACGTCAGAGGCGTACTCCTCGCCCTCCATAGTGCTGTCGGCGCGCGCTCACGACGGCGCGCGCATCATCTTCGACGACTTCCGCGAGGCCTACACCTGGCTCAAGATGAACACTCCCGAG aATTCAAAAGTGATGTCCTGGTGGGATTACGGGTATCAGATAACGGCAATGGCGAATAGAACAGTGATAGTGGATAATAATACTTGGAACAACACGCACATATCTCGAGTGGGACAGGCCATGGCATCTAGTGAGGAGCACGCTTATGAGATCATGAGGGAGCTGGACGTGGACTATGTGCTGGTGATATTTGGCGGGCTCGTTGGATACTCTTCTGATG ACATCAACAAGTTCTTATGGATGGTGCGTATTGGCGGCAGCACGGATCGCGGCGCGCAC ATCAAGGAAGCAGACTACTACACCGGCTCGGGCGAGTTCAGGGTTGACGCGCACGGCTCGCCCACGCTGCTCAACTGCCTCATGTACAAGATGAGCTACTACAAGTTCGGCCTCGTCTACACTGAGGGAGGTGTGTATATGTCTCTATACCCACAGACATCAAGGAAGCAGACTACTACACCGGCTCGGGCGAGTTCAGGGTGGACGCGCACGGCTCGCCCACGCTGCTCAACTGCCTCATGTACAAGATGA
- the LOC123864395 gene encoding MICOS complex subunit MIC27 isoform X2, whose amino-acid sequence MLRKVVFGSGLVALVPTISAATPVQESKEPVRPPPMRLSELPIYEAPHADYAEYLESKSKEDKPSYVRSALLSPVRTVREKVQTAIAHTESAKNTIKDNYSELQDRSEWIVQYLREEENKQMRYGAVAMGGLTGFIFGLRGGLIRRIFYAGLGTTGMGYICFPEETKQLMKDNGSLLKQYINIAYNFFYGEYLFEDVDNY is encoded by the exons ATGCTACGAAAAGTAGTTTTTGGGTCTGGCCTGGTGGCCTTAGTGCCTACCATCAGTGCTGCGACTCCAGTGCAGGAATCCAAGGAGCCGGTGCGACCTCCACCCATGCGACTTTCCGAATTACCGATATATGAAGCCCCACACGCTGATTATGCAGA GTACCTAGAGTCAAAATCAAAAGAGGACAAACCTAGCTATGTGAGATCAGCGCTCTTGTCGCCAGTGAGAACAGTGAGGGAGAAAGTGCAAACGGCTATAGCTCACACCGAGTCTGCCAAGAATACTATCAAGGACAACTACTCCGAGCTACAGGATAGAAGCGAAT GGATAGTTCAATATTTGAGGGAAGAAGAGAACAAGCAGATGAGATATGGCGCTGTAGCAATGGGTGGTCTCACTGGTTTTATATTTGGCCTAAGGGGGGGACTAATTAGG AGAATATTTTACGCTGGCTTGGGAACTACGGGTATGGGCTACATATGCTTCCCCGAAGAAACTAAGCAACTTATGAAAGACAACGGGTCGCTCTTGAAGCAGTATATTAACATTGCTTACAACTTTTTCTATGGAG AATACTTATTTGAAGATGTAGACAATTACTGA
- the LOC123864372 gene encoding dolichyl-diphosphooligosaccharide--protein glycosyltransferase subunit STT3A isoform X2 — translation MTVDTQSKARLSQIASDKQLTFIKLAVLSMAAILSFATRLFSVLRFESVIHEFDPYFNYRTTRYLTEEGFYNFHNWFDDRAWYPLGRIIGGTIYPGLMVTSATLYNIMQFLNITIDIRNVCVFLAPFFSSLTTIVTYLLTKELKDEGAGLVAAAMIAIVPGYISRSVAGSYDNEGIAIFCMLLTYYFWIKAVNTGTILWATMTALAYFYMVSSWGGYVFLINLIPLHVLALMLLGRFSARVYVAYSTLYCVGTILSMQISFVGFQPVQSSEHMLALGTFGLCQLYAFAQYLRYHLSPANFELLFKALLTTLLVTLGTAIVILTVTGKISPWTGRFYSLLDPSYAKNHIPIIASVSEHQPTSWSSFYFDLQVLVFLFPAGLYFCFAKLTDANIFIILYGVLSIYFAGVMVRLMLVLAPVMCIVSGVAASSLLSLHVKDIEPKVEKHDKKKKHENNLVFRSEVGALFVCVLGCLLVSYVFHCTWVTSEAYSSPSIVLSARAHDGARIIFDDFREAYTWLKMNTPENSKVMSWWDYGYQITAMANRTVIVDNNTWNNTHISRVGQAMASSEEHAYEIMRELDVDYVLVIFGGLVGYSSDDINKFLWMVRIGGSTDRGAHIKEADYYTGSGEFRVDAHGSPTLLNCLMYKMSYYKFGLVYTEGGRPPGYDRVRGAEIGNKDFNLDVLEEAYTTEHWLVRIYKVKPLPNRGL, via the exons CATTTGCAACACGTCTGTTTTCCGTTCTGCGCTTCGAGAGTGTGATACATGAATTTGACCCGTACTTCAACTATAGAACAACACGCTACCTCACAGAGGAAGGGTTTTATAACTTCCACAACTGGTTTGATGATAGAGCATGGTATCCTCTGGGACGTATTATTGGTG GCACAATATACCCTGGCCTCATGGTTACGTCAGCGACCTTATACAACATAATGCAGTTTCTAAACATCACTATAGACATAAGAAATGTGTGTGTCTTCCTCGCACCATTCTTTTCTTCTCTCACAACTATTGTGACTTACTTACTCACTAAGGAATTGAAG GACGAAGGCGCAGGCCTAGTTGCGGCGGCCATGATTGCCATAGTTCCTGGCTACATAAGTCGTTCTGTAGCCGGCAGCTATGACAATGAAGGGATCGCTATATTCTGCATGCTACTGACTTACTACTTCTGGATCAAAGCTGTCAACACTGGGACCATTCTGTGGGCCACTATGACTGCTTTGGCTTACTTCTACATG GTATCATCGTGGGGTGGTTACGTGTTCCTCATCAACCTGATCCCCCTGCACGTGCTAGCCCTGATGCTGCTGGGTCGCTTCTCGGCGCGCGTGTACGTGGCCTACAGCACGCTGTACTGCGTGGGCACCATTCTGTCCATGCAGATCTCCTTCGTGGGCTTCCAGCCCGTGCAGAGCTCCGAGCATATGCTG gctCTGGGTACATTCGGCCTGTGTCAACTGTATGCTTTCGCACAGTACTTACGTTACCACCTCTCTCCAGCGAACTTCGAGCTGTTATTCAAGGCACTTTTGACGACCTTGCTGGTAACACTCGGAACTGCTATCGTCATACTTACTGTGACTG GTAAAATTTCACCTTGGACTGGTCGCTTCTATTCGTTATTGGACCCGTCGTACGCCAAAAATCATATTCCTATTATTG CATCGGTGTCGGAGCACCAGCCTACATCGTGGTCGTCGTTCTACTTCGACCTGCAAGTGCTGGTCTTCCTGTTCCCCGCCGGCCTCTACTTCTGCTTCGCGAAGCTCACCGACGCCAACATCTTCATCATCCTTTACGGCGTGCTCAGCATTTACTTTGCG GGTGTGATGGTGCGTCTGATGCTGGTGTTGGCCCCTGTGATGTGCATTGTGTCTGGAGTCGCCGCGTCGAGCTTGCTCAGTCTCCACGTCAAAGACATCGAGCCTAAAGTCGAGAAGCACGACAAGAAGAAGAAGCATGAAAATAACCTTGTCTTTAGATCTGAG GTGGGAGCGCTATTCGTCTGCGTGCTAGGCTGCTTGCTAGTCTCATACGTGTTCCACTGCACGTGGGTGACGTCAGAGGCGTACTCCTCGCCCTCCATAGTGCTGTCGGCGCGCGCTCACGACGGCGCGCGCATCATCTTCGACGACTTCCGCGAGGCCTACACCTGGCTCAAGATGAACACTCCCGAG aATTCAAAAGTGATGTCCTGGTGGGATTACGGGTATCAGATAACGGCAATGGCGAATAGAACAGTGATAGTGGATAATAATACTTGGAACAACACGCACATATCTCGAGTGGGACAGGCCATGGCATCTAGTGAGGAGCACGCTTATGAGATCATGAGGGAGCTGGACGTGGACTATGTGCTGGTGATATTTGGCGGGCTCGTTGGATACTCTTCTGATG ACATCAACAAGTTCTTATGGATGGTGCGTATTGGCGGCAGCACGGATCGCGGCGCGCACATCAAGGAAGCAGACTACTACACCGGCTCGGGCGAGTTCAGGGTAGACGCGCACGGCTCGCCCACGCTGCTCAACTGCCTCATGTACAAGATGAGCTACTACAAGTTCGGCCTCGTCTACACTGAGGGAG gtcGACCACCAGGCTACGACCGCGTCCGCGGCGCAGAGATCGGCAACAAAGACTTCAACCTCGACGTGCTAGAAGAGGCGTACACCACGGAGCATTGGCTCGTGCGCATCTACAAGGTCAAGCCTTTGCCCAACCGGGGCCTTTGA
- the LOC123864369 gene encoding probable ATP-dependent RNA helicase DDX23, producing MTGDRITERRRSRSRERRDRYEDRETHREKAKRRERSRSPRKERDRSRSPARKDRDQGDPRKDRMRSRSPKRRDNRDKDRRVDDRDKNKGKRDDDKQDEEEEQPKPVKREPLSLEELLAKKKAEEEARSKPVFLTKEQRAALALERRREQVEAMRANIDKPVVTTIDLTGPSKREEERKYREERENREREREREREREREKERERKYEERKSGNDRNKDDKKEKSEDNKTKDKEREEEAIKARYLGIVKKKRRVRRLNDRKFVFDWDASEDTSNDYNQLYKERHQVQFFGRGHIAGIDIKSQKKDYCKFYGNLLEKRRTELEKEQEKLRLKKVKKKEDKQKWDDRHWSEKDHDEMTERDWRIFREDYNITIKGGRIPNPIRSWKEANFHNDVMEIINKVGYKSPTPIQRQAIPIGLQNRDIIGVAETGSGKTLAFLIPLLTWIQSLPKSERLEDADQGPYAIILAPTRELAQQIEEETNKFGIPLGITSVVVVGGLSREEQGFKLRLGCEIVIATPGRLIDVLENRYLVLNRCTYVVLDEADRMIDMGFEPDVQKILEFMPVSNIKPDTDAAEDASVLLANYNTKKKYRQTVMFTATMPPAVERLARTYLRRPAIVYIGSIGKPVDRTEQVVYLIGENEKRKRLTEILQRNVEPPIIIFVNQKKGADVLAKGLEKLGFNACTLHGGKGQEQRDFALASLKNGSKDILVATDVAGRGIDIKDVSMVINYDMAKSIEDYTHRIGRTGRAGKTGKAVSFVTKEDSAIYYDLKQVLLASSASTCPPELMNHPEAQHKPGTVVTKKRREEMIFA from the coding sequence ATGACTGGTGATAGGATTACGGAGCGTCGAAGATCGCGCTCACGAGAACGCCGCGATCGCTATGAAGACCGAGAGACTCATAGGGAAAAAGCGAAACGTCGCGAACGGTCTAGGAGTCCTAGGAAAGAACGTGACAGATCTCGCAGCCCCGCCAGGAAAGACAGAGACCAAGGAGACCCTCGTAAAGATCGCATGCGATCGAGGAGTCCTAAAAGACGTGATAACAGGGATAAGGACCGCCGCGTTGACGATAGAGACAAGAACAAAGGTAAGAGAGACGATGACAAACAAGATGAAGAGGAAGAACAACCGAAACCGGTTAAACGTGAACCATTGTCATTAGAAGAGCTACTTGCTAAGAAAAAGGCTGAGGAGGAAGCTCGAAGCAAACCGGTGTTCCTAACTAAGGAACAGAGAGCAGCGCTTGCTTTAGAGAGACGTAGAGAACAGGTTGAAGCAATGCGAGCCAACATTGATAAACCAGTGGTCACTACCATCGACCTTACAGGCCCGTCCAAGAGAGAAGAGGAGAGGAAATACAGAGAGGAGAGAGAAAATAGGGAAAGGGAGCGAGAACGGGAAAGAGAAAGAGAAAGAGAGAAGGAGAGAGAGAGGAAATATGAAGAAAGAAAGTCTGGTAATGATCGTAACAAAGatgataaaaaagaaaaaagtgagGATAATAAAACCAAAGATAAGGAAAGGGAGGAAGAAGCTATTAAAGCTCGCTATTTGGGCATTGTGAAGAAAAAGCGTAGAGTTAGAAGATTAAATGACCGAAAGTTTGTCTTTGACTGGGATGCTTCAGAAGACACTTCAAATGATTACAATCAGTTGTACAAAGAGAGACATCAAGTGCAGTTTTTTGGTCGAGGCCACATTGCTGGTATTGATATTAAATCCCAGAAAAAGGACTACTGTAAGTTCTATGGAAATCTGTTAGAGAAGAGGAGAACAGAGCTGGAGAAAGAACAGGAGAAGCTGCGTTTGAAGAAAGTTAAGAAGAAGGAAGATAAACAGAAATGGGACGACAGGCACTGGTCTGAGAAAGACCATGATGAGATGACAGAACGAGACTGGAGAATCTTCAGAGAGGACTACAACATTACGATCAAAGGCGGCAGGATACCAAACCCCATTCGTTCCTGGAAGGAAGCTAACTTCCACAATGATGTTATGGAAATCATAAACAAAGTGGGCTACAAAAGCCCAACACCTATTCAACGGCAGGCTATTCCCATTGGGTTACAAAATCGGGATATTATTGGTGTTGCAGAAACAGGATCCGGTAAAACACTAGCTTTCCTCATCCCTCTACTGACATGGATTCAGTCATTACCGAAAAGTGAACGCTTGGAAGACGCTGATCAAGGCCCTTATGCTATAATCCTAGCACCAACCAGAGAGTTGGCCCAACAAATAGAAGAAGAAACTAACAAATTTGGTATTCCATTAGGCATTACTTCTGTAGTTGTTGTTGGAGGTCTGTCGAGGGAAGAACAAGGTTTCAAACTCAGGCTTGGCTGTGAGATAGTCATTGCCACACCTGGTCGTCTGATCGACGTATTGGAAAACAGATATTTAGTTCTGAACAGATGCACATATGTTGTGCTTGATGAAGCCGATCGTATGATTGACATGGGTTTTGAACCTGATGTGCAGAAGATTCTGGAATTCATGCCAGTTTCTAATATTAAACCAGACACGGATGCAGCAGAGGATGCATCAGTATTACTTGCCAATTACAATACTAAGAAGAAGTATAGGCAAACTGTGATGTTCACAGCTACTATGCCACCGGCTGTCGAAAGGTTGGCGCGTACTTATTTACGCCGACCTGCTATCGTATACATCGGTTCAATTGGTAAACCAGTTGACAGAACAGAACAGGTAGTGTACCTGATTGGGGAGAACGAAAAACGTAAGAGGCTCACGGAAATATTGCAACGTAACGTCGAACCACCAATCATCATATTTGTTAACCAGAAGAAGGGTGCAGATGTTCTTGCTAAAGGTCTTGAGAAGCTTGGGTTCAATGCTTGTACATTGCATGGTGGAAAAGGTCAAGAGCAGAGAGACTTTGCTTTGGCTTCACTTAAGAATGGATCCAAGGATATACTGGTTGCCACAGATGTTGCCGGTCGTGGTATTGACATTAAGGATGTTAGTATGGTCATAAACTATGACATGGCTAAATCTATAGAGGATTACACCCATCGTATTGGACGTACCGGTCGTGCAGGCAAGACTGGTAAAGCTGTATCATTTGTCACTAAAGAGGACTCCGCTATATACTATGATCTTAAACAAGTTTTACTGGCAAGCTCAGCATCTACGTGTCCACCGGAACTCATGAACCATCCGGAGGCCCAACATAAGCCTGGTACAGTGGTTACAAAGAAACGAAGGGAGGAAATGATTTTTGCATAA
- the LOC123864395 gene encoding uncharacterized protein LOC123864395 isoform X1 yields the protein MLRKVVFGSGLVALVPTISAATPVQESKEPVRPPPMRLSELPIYEAPHADYAEYLESKSKEDKPSYVRSALLSPVRTVREKVQTAIAHTESAKNTIKDNYSELQDRSEWIVQYLREEENKQMRYGAVAMGGLTGFIFGLRGGLIRRIFYAGLGTTGMGYICFPEETKQLMKDNGSLLKQYINIAYNFFYGVKPGDPQLELKFPELSFPKDLSEFVDMTVSVATSVKQAVMPPPSKNEVENKPSEHKD from the exons ATGCTACGAAAAGTAGTTTTTGGGTCTGGCCTGGTGGCCTTAGTGCCTACCATCAGTGCTGCGACTCCAGTGCAGGAATCCAAGGAGCCGGTGCGACCTCCACCCATGCGACTTTCCGAATTACCGATATATGAAGCCCCACACGCTGATTATGCAGA GTACCTAGAGTCAAAATCAAAAGAGGACAAACCTAGCTATGTGAGATCAGCGCTCTTGTCGCCAGTGAGAACAGTGAGGGAGAAAGTGCAAACGGCTATAGCTCACACCGAGTCTGCCAAGAATACTATCAAGGACAACTACTCCGAGCTACAGGATAGAAGCGAAT GGATAGTTCAATATTTGAGGGAAGAAGAGAACAAGCAGATGAGATATGGCGCTGTAGCAATGGGTGGTCTCACTGGTTTTATATTTGGCCTAAGGGGGGGACTAATTAGG AGAATATTTTACGCTGGCTTGGGAACTACGGGTATGGGCTACATATGCTTCCCCGAAGAAACTAAGCAACTTATGAAAGACAACGGGTCGCTCTTGAAGCAGTATATTAACATTGCTTACAACTTTTTCTATGGAG TAAAACCCGGCGACCCGCAGTTGGAGCTTAAATTCCCCGAGTTGTCTTTCCCCAAAGACTTGTCAGAGTTTGTAGACATGACCGTGTCTGTGGCCACGTCCGTCAAACAAGCGGTCATGCCCCCACCATCGAAAAATGAGGTGGAAAATAAACCCTCTGAACACAAGGACTAG
- the LOC123864375 gene encoding exonuclease 3'-5' domain-containing protein 2: MSKLKIGVTSVVALGCAGITYVVLQKLRDKNASDALNYLTIDIISSEQDCDQAIVKLRTKCWEHHAIGFDCEWVTEQGRRQPVALLQLSTFDGYCALFRLNQIKSIPKALQDLLQDESVYKVGVAPKDDAKYLSQDYGVFMEGTLDVRHLVHLCGYENGGLASLAKSLLGIVLDKTWRIRCSDWAAEQLSDRQIKYAAADAHVAIRIFVKLINDYHRRGFLSWFRTNGNGYWNDLDVCKRYADLSYKASLVVKKNDKNSNHRTKDREGKSGKEVESKRYPHATRSKPLYHNCFLEAPDGELLCTCDNNKAMWYVTKELADVVSEDPLKVRLRFEPAGRSVGDVGRYYQLTKENKCVVCGAKDSYIRKNVVPREYRKYFPEIMKEHSSHDVVLLCVACHQLSNMLDRALRERLAEQCAAPLGSHGNSKIIEDPDCKKIRSAARALLYQSRKHVLPEARRKELEGVILQHYLLHDEITEELLKEAAQIEVVFENEDYESHGYKVTEYYKKNEGLLRLEELWREYFLKTMHPRHMPELWSLKHNEERLTVRLKEGRLSEEDQKLLGLDTRY; encoded by the exons ATGTCCAAGTTAAAGATCGGGGTAACCTCTGTCGTGGCTCTAGGCTGTGCCGGTATAACTTACGTGGTGCTGCAGAAGTTGAGAGACAAGAACGCTTCAGATGCCTTGAATTACTTGACGATAGACATTATTTCATCAGAGCAAGATTGTGACCAGGCTATCGTCAAATTAAGaac GAAATGTTGGGAACACCACGCTATAGGGTTTGACTGTGAGTGGGTGACTGAACAGGGCAGGAGGCAGCCCGTTGCTCTGCTGCAGCTGTCTACATTTGATGGCTATTGTGCTTTATTCAGACTGAATCAGATCAAATCTATTCCTAAGGCATTGCAA GATCTTCTGCAAGATGAAAGTGTATACAAAGTAGGCGTAGCACCCAAGGATGATGCAAAATATCTATCTCAAGACTATGGAGTGTTCATGGAAGGCACGCTGGATGTAAGACACCTAGTACATCTGTGTGGGTATGAAAATGGTGGTTTGGCATCACTGGCTAAGTCTTTGTTGGGCATTGTACTGGATAAAACATGGAGG ATAAGATGCAGTGACTGGGCAGCGGAGCAGCTATCTGACAGGCAAATCAAGTACGCTGCGGCCGACGCCCATGTAGCCATAAGGATATTCGTCAAACTTATCAACGATTATCACAGAAGAGGGTTCCTGTCTTGGTTTAGGACCAATGGAAATGGTTATTGGAACGATTTGGACGTTTGTAAGAGATATGCTGACTTGTCGTACAAAGCTAGTCTGGTTGTGAAAAAGAATGACAAAAATTCTAATCATAG AACCAAAGACAGGGAAGGCAAGTCCGGCAAAGAGGTGGAGTCGAAGCGCTACCCGCACGCCACTCGCTCTAAGCCCCTGTACCACAATTGCTTCCTGGAGGCGCCTGATGGAGAGCTGTTATGTACTTGCGACAATAATAAAGCCATGTG GTACGTAACGAAGGAACTAGCGGACGTTGTGAGCGAAGACCCTTTGAAGGTGCGCCTGCGCTTCGAGCCCGCGGGCCGCTCCGTGGGCGACGTGGGCAGATACTATCAGCTCACCAAGGAGAACAAGTGCGTCGTCTGTGGCGCTAAAGACTCATACATACGCAAGAACGTCGTGCCCAGAGAATATAGGAAGTACTTTCCAG AGATAATGAAGGAGCACTCGTCCCACGACGTGGTGCTGCTGTGTGTGGCGTGCCACCAGCTCAGCAACATGCTCGACCGCGCGCTCCGCGAGCGGCTCGCCGAGCAGTGCGCCGCGCCGCTCGGCTCGCATGGCAACAGCAAGATCATCGAGGACCCGGACTGCAA AAAAATCCGTTCGGCGGCGCGAGCGCTACTGTACCAGTCGCGTAAACACGTACTGCCCGAAGCGCGACGCAAAGAGTTAGAGGGTGTCATATTGCAGCACTACCTACTGCATGATGAAATCACTGAGGAGCTGCTGAAAGAGGCTGCCCAGATTGAAGTTGT attcgAGAACGAAGACTACGAATCGCACGGGTACAAAGTGACTGAGTATTATAAGAAGAATGAAGGCTTGCTCCGACTGGAGGAGCTGTGGAGGGAGTACTTCCTCAAGACCATGCACCCCCGGCACATGCCCGAGCTGTGGTCCCTGAAGCATAATGAGGAGAG gCTAACAGTACGTCTTAAAGAAGGTCGTCTATCGGAAGAAGATCAAAAATTGCTAGGCCTAGATAcaagatactag
- the LOC123864391 gene encoding uncharacterized protein LOC123864391, whose protein sequence is MLDRNKMTLAKKQIKITKLFRKGASTKQPEDCDELQQEVHALEQRLREKQNELFQIQRNNCRRKASPPKQKEAAFVKPQKIVLTASVETLKRNIELMAMLTGVEVQSYVVDDYCCVLYHMQHSTGSLLTHGLRIDMHSEGNKVSKSTLPLGFNLKAVMGEFSNIMTPKCLGAVRKALVAYYDRLEQYEALKKLLNIEANLFKLLDGSHIEISFFAQSHTQEEDEHIQVTLILDYRVYDIRPKTYCFKENELPEDVSEVLRQQCAVFKKKPLRKAFKQAFMEDVGPYRLVQQLGPRSEEQQQKRPKRFRPNKNNYNNDDTFLPEDCSDQSEDEQLSE, encoded by the exons atgttagaTCGTAATAAAATGACGCTCGCAAAGAAACAGATAAAAATCACAAAGTTATTTCGTAAAGGCG CTTCAACCAAGCAACCCGAGGATTGTGATGAGCTGCAGCAAGAGGTACACGCTCTGGAACAGAGATTACGAGAAAAACAGAATGAACTCTTTCAAATTCAAAGAAACAACTGTAGAAGAAAAGCTTCACCACCTAAAcagaaagaggcggcttttgtAAAACCACAG AAAATAGTCTTAACTGCTTCAGTAGAGACATTAAAGAGAAACATAGAGCTAATGGCAATGCTAACCGGTGTGGAAGTGCAGTCATATGTGGTGGACGACTACTGCTGCGTGCTGTACCACATGCAGCATTCAACTGGCTCATTGCTTACACATGGTCTGAGGATTGATATGCATTCTG AGGGCAACAAAGTGTCCAAGTCAACCCTACCACTAGGCTTCAACCTGAAGGCAGTGATGGGCGAGTTCAGTAACATCATGACGCCCAAGTGTCTGGGCGCGGTGCGGAAGGCTTTAGTGGCGTACTACGACAGACTCGAGCAATATGAAGCTCTCAAG aaaCTCCTGAATATAGAAGCAAACCTGTTCAAGTTGCTGGATGGCTCTCACATAGAGATCTCATTCTTTGCTCAGAGCCACACGCAGGAGGAGGATGAGCACATCCAAGTCACATTGATCCTAGACTACAGAGTCTATGATATTCGGCCTAAGACATATTGCTTCAAGGAAAACG AACTGCCAGAGGATGTATCGGAAGTACTGAGGCAGCAGTGTGCAGTGTTCAAGAAGAAACCGCTGCGCAAAGCTTTCAAGCAGGCGTTCATGGAAGATGTTGGGCCCTACAGACTTGTTCAGCAA CTTGGTCCAAGGAGTGAAGAGCAACAGCAAAAGCGTCCAAAGCGGTTCCGACCCAACAAGAACAATTACAACAATGATGACACCTTCCTACCAGAGGACTGCAGTGACCAAAGCGAAGATGAACAACTTAGCGAATGA